From Streptomyces qinzhouensis, one genomic window encodes:
- a CDS encoding VOC family protein has protein sequence MPVLATLARVYVDDLDTALPTFAELTGEQPWLRFGYGGLELAAVGGYLLLAGEEKDLAPYRGTHATVIVDSLGPVLRIVEQHGGTVLDGPDDVPTGRNLTVRHPGGATVEYVEFHAAARSLLDAGAPAGPGNEPAPARPGVTRTSSTGRPAGVDGEGTVAAGGSTSRAGAPCEGNGLRRPRHEPRRARRPGRVSGGDPCAQRRGSPARG, from the coding sequence GTGCCCGTGCTCGCCACCCTCGCCCGTGTCTACGTCGACGATCTGGATACGGCACTGCCCACCTTCGCGGAACTCACCGGAGAACAGCCGTGGCTCCGCTTCGGCTACGGCGGCCTGGAACTCGCGGCCGTCGGCGGGTATCTGCTGCTCGCGGGTGAGGAGAAGGACCTCGCCCCGTACCGGGGCACCCACGCCACGGTGATCGTCGATTCCCTCGGCCCGGTACTGCGGATCGTCGAGCAGCACGGCGGAACGGTCCTCGACGGGCCCGATGACGTCCCCACCGGCCGCAATCTGACCGTGCGGCACCCCGGAGGCGCGACCGTCGAGTACGTGGAATTCCACGCGGCCGCGCGATCGCTCCTGGATGCGGGGGCGCCGGCCGGTCCGGGGAACGAACCGGCCCCCGCGCGCCCCGGAGTCACTCGAACAAGCAGTACCGGCCGCCCGGCCGGGGTGGACGGCGAAGGAACGGTCGCGGCGGGCGGAAGCACGTCCCGCGCCGGAGCACCGTGCGAAGGAAACGGTCTTCGCCGCCCTCGGCACGAACCGCGGCGGGCGCGCCGGCCGGGACGAGTGTCCGGTGGCGATCCGTGCGCACAGCGGAGAGGGTCCCCCGCCCGCGGGTGA
- a CDS encoding ArsR/SmtB family transcription factor produces the protein MEQPDRTDPGLAAVLHALGDPVRLDLVRRMAGNGECTCSPDGLGVPRSTLSNHWRILREAGITRTRRDGKARLMTLRRADLDTRFPGLLAAVLAENGRRTH, from the coding sequence ATGGAACAACCCGACCGCACGGACCCCGGCCTGGCCGCCGTCCTGCACGCCCTGGGCGATCCGGTACGGCTCGACCTGGTCCGCCGGATGGCCGGGAACGGCGAATGCACCTGCAGCCCCGACGGCCTGGGCGTGCCCCGGTCGACCCTCTCCAACCACTGGCGCATCCTGCGCGAAGCGGGAATCACCCGGACCCGCCGGGACGGAAAAGCCCGGCTGATGACCCTGCGCCGCGCCGACCTCGACACCCGCTTCCCCGGCCTCCTCGCGGCCGTACTCGCCGAGAACGGCCGCCGGACCCACTGA